In Pyrus communis chromosome 15, drPyrComm1.1, whole genome shotgun sequence, the genomic stretch catcgtcattaATTTTTGCTACTCGCTCTTCACTTCAAGGTACAAACTTAAGTCTCTCTCTGTGTTTCCCTTTTGAAAAGCTCATCAAACTGTATAATGTTGTTGAATTGTATCGATGTCAAGTCCTTTCAGCTTCACAACTGACTCAACATGACCCTTCAGCGTATGCAACTCCCGAAGCCTGCAACAAAAACGAAAAGCTCTTTTAGAACTCAATTCTCACGTGGAACAAGTCCAACCAGCAAAGGAAAACAATGCAAGATGAAGCATTTTCCAGGAAACAAGAAACAGAACCGGCAGACATCATTACGGAGACAAGCATGATTCTATATCTATGTATGAGTGCAAATGGTCCTTACCTTGCAACCTCAGCCCTCCGCTTCGCTTGTTCTGCAATCTCGGAAAGCTCCCTGTAACTGTTCTTCTCATTGAAAAGGTTGTTCGTTTCAGGTGGCTGAAGACCGTGAAGGGTCCTCTGTGCTGCAGCCCACTgtgcttctctctcctctttcccaTAAATCTTTCTTTGTAGTGAAGGCAATATGGTGGG encodes the following:
- the LOC137718759 gene encoding plasma membrane ATPase 4-like gives rise to the protein MSLLTFLNSQSDTFKAEKRVIIFWRIRKIYGKEEREAQWAAAQRTLHGLQPPETNNLFNEKNSYRELSEIAEQAKRRAEVARLRELHTLKGHVESVVKLKGLDIDTIQQHYTV